The Corallococcus exiguus genome includes a region encoding these proteins:
- a CDS encoding isopenicillin N synthase family dioxygenase encodes MADTPTMNIPTVDLLDLASGEPARLERAAAALREAFGVFGLVFVKNHGVDAPALERFYDAFSAFVARPDAQKRPLGRADLWYQRGWTPPNTEVAVASNGQPDFKECYFAAPTPTDPQSAMEFPELYPENIWPDDAPPFFQEGLLTMGTALHEAGLKLLRGAALALNLPQDTFTASCEKAPHVTRALQYLPLGPSQVNTGILWGEEHTDFNLLTLLPGGRFLDPEGRPAPKPDDQSGLYLRTRATPDAPNGAMVRGTAPAGCIVAQVGQQLEILTGGTFLATPHVITAPGVPGWQRQSAAHFMHVHTSQVLFPLPGFRTPEAVANYAPPVLAGTYDIKTLVDIGLAPPAALDKLGYRHYDRLNKMRATT; translated from the coding sequence ATGGCGGACACCCCCACGATGAACATCCCGACGGTCGACCTGCTGGACCTGGCGTCGGGTGAACCGGCGCGCCTGGAGCGCGCCGCGGCGGCCCTGCGCGAGGCCTTCGGCGTCTTCGGCCTCGTGTTCGTGAAGAACCACGGCGTGGACGCGCCGGCGCTGGAGCGCTTCTACGACGCGTTCTCCGCCTTCGTGGCCCGCCCGGACGCCCAGAAGCGCCCCCTGGGCCGCGCGGACCTCTGGTACCAGCGCGGCTGGACGCCTCCCAACACGGAGGTCGCCGTCGCCAGCAACGGGCAGCCGGACTTCAAGGAGTGCTACTTCGCGGCGCCCACGCCCACCGACCCGCAGTCCGCCATGGAGTTCCCGGAGCTGTACCCGGAGAACATCTGGCCGGACGACGCGCCGCCCTTCTTCCAGGAGGGCCTGCTCACCATGGGCACCGCGCTGCACGAGGCCGGCCTCAAGCTGCTGCGCGGCGCCGCCCTGGCGCTGAACCTGCCGCAGGACACCTTCACCGCCTCGTGCGAGAAGGCGCCCCACGTCACGCGCGCGCTCCAGTACCTGCCGCTGGGCCCATCCCAGGTGAACACCGGCATCCTCTGGGGCGAGGAGCACACCGACTTCAACCTGCTGACGCTGCTGCCCGGAGGCCGCTTCCTGGATCCGGAAGGCCGCCCCGCGCCGAAGCCGGATGACCAGAGCGGCCTGTACCTGCGCACGCGCGCGACGCCGGACGCGCCCAATGGCGCGATGGTGCGCGGCACCGCGCCCGCGGGCTGCATCGTGGCGCAGGTGGGCCAGCAGCTGGAAATCCTCACGGGCGGCACGTTCCTCGCCACGCCGCACGTCATCACCGCGCCGGGCGTGCCGGGGTGGCAGCGCCAGTCCGCCGCGCACTTCATGCACGTGCACACCAGCCAGGTGCTCTTCCCGCTGCCCGGCTTCCGCACGCCGGAAGCGGTGGCCAACTACGCGCCGCCGGTGCTCGCGGGCACGTACGACATCAAGACGCTGG
- a CDS encoding protease, with protein sequence MGLGRRNLAWLAVLTAAGVTACTPKPAEAPAQQQAPVAATPPPAAPPPPPAAEPAKEPAAVTTPKLECALSVHPKAKVGESIEVLFKLTNRSESPVWVLKWQTPLEGILGTVFQVTRDGEEMPYQGPMVKRAAPGADSYAAIAPGATVENTVEVTQAWDFKKPGTYRITFRDALMDVATRQQDVPRAGGEYQSTPVTCAPVDVTVAAR encoded by the coding sequence ATGGGCCTGGGACGAAGGAACCTCGCATGGCTCGCGGTGCTGACCGCCGCCGGTGTCACCGCCTGTACCCCGAAGCCCGCGGAGGCACCCGCGCAACAGCAGGCCCCCGTCGCCGCGACGCCGCCTCCCGCCGCGCCCCCGCCGCCCCCCGCCGCCGAGCCCGCGAAGGAGCCCGCCGCCGTGACGACCCCGAAGCTGGAGTGCGCCCTCAGCGTCCACCCGAAGGCGAAGGTCGGCGAGTCCATTGAAGTCCTCTTCAAGCTCACCAACCGCTCGGAGTCGCCCGTCTGGGTGCTCAAGTGGCAGACGCCGCTGGAGGGCATCCTGGGCACGGTGTTCCAGGTCACTCGCGACGGCGAGGAGATGCCGTACCAGGGCCCCATGGTGAAGCGCGCGGCCCCGGGCGCGGACAGCTACGCGGCCATCGCCCCGGGCGCCACGGTGGAGAACACGGTGGAGGTGACGCAGGCCTGGGACTTCAAGAAGCCGGGCACGTACCGCATCACCTTCCGCGACGCGCTGATGGACGTGGCCACGCGCCAGCAGGACGTCCCCCGCGCCGGCGGCGAGTACCAGTCCACGCCCGTGACGTGCGCCCCCGTGGACGTCACGGTCGCCGCGCGCTGA
- a CDS encoding M35 family metallo-endopeptidase — protein MSKSLRGFKWLMGTVVGVSLLSGCGAPPAEGEPTPTEATEQAQGALTAQVSAGKASMAASERVTVEVTLTNTSSSPVSIYKWDAPGEGLNEGRLSVSRDGQPVEYTGAHFKRVQGRAEDMVTIAPGESLSGPVVVSDAYDLSVSGTYTIRYELEARAGVTALSSNAVSLFIEGRRNSQEGIEAMRTVTAQGLSYSGACTASEQTTITNAYNSAKTYSNNAYTYLSATPSATSRYTTWFGTYSSSNWNVIKTHFNSIKNAFASAAVVVDCSCNESGTYAYVYPASPYKIYVCGAFWNAPNTGTDSRAGTLVHEMSHFNVVAGTDDWAYGQTAAKNLARSNPTNARDNADSHEYFAENNPSLP, from the coding sequence GTGAGCAAGAGCCTTCGCGGTTTCAAGTGGCTGATGGGCACGGTGGTCGGCGTTTCCCTGCTGAGCGGTTGCGGCGCTCCTCCGGCGGAGGGTGAGCCCACCCCGACCGAGGCCACCGAGCAGGCCCAGGGCGCCCTGACGGCGCAGGTGTCCGCGGGCAAGGCCTCCATGGCCGCCAGCGAGCGCGTGACGGTGGAGGTGACGCTGACCAACACCTCCTCTTCGCCGGTGAGCATCTACAAGTGGGACGCGCCGGGCGAGGGCCTCAACGAGGGCCGCCTGTCGGTGTCTCGCGACGGCCAGCCGGTGGAGTACACGGGCGCGCACTTCAAGCGCGTGCAGGGCCGCGCCGAGGACATGGTCACCATCGCCCCCGGCGAGAGCCTCTCCGGTCCGGTCGTCGTGTCGGACGCGTATGACCTGTCCGTCTCCGGCACCTACACCATCCGCTACGAGCTGGAGGCGCGCGCGGGCGTGACGGCGCTGTCCTCCAACGCGGTCAGCCTCTTCATCGAGGGCCGCCGCAACAGCCAGGAAGGCATCGAGGCGATGCGCACGGTGACGGCGCAGGGCCTGTCCTACTCCGGGGCGTGCACCGCCTCCGAGCAGACCACCATCACCAACGCGTACAACAGCGCGAAGACGTACTCCAACAACGCGTACACGTACCTGAGCGCCACGCCGTCCGCGACCAGCCGCTACACCACGTGGTTCGGCACGTACTCCAGCTCCAACTGGAACGTCATCAAGACGCACTTCAACAGCATCAAGAACGCGTTCGCGTCCGCCGCCGTCGTCGTGGACTGCAGCTGCAACGAGAGCGGGACCTACGCGTACGTGTACCCGGCCTCGCCGTACAAGATCTACGTGTGCGGCGCCTTCTGGAACGCCCCCAACACGGGCACGGACTCGCGCGCGGGCACGCTGGTCCACGAGATGAGCCACTTCAACGTCGTGGCCGGCACGGACGACTGGGCCTACGGCCAGACGGCCGCGAAGAACCTGGCCCGGTCCAACCCCACCAACGCGCGTGACAACGCGGACAGCCACGAATACTTCGCGGAGAACAACCCCTCGCTGCCGTAA
- a CDS encoding glutamine amidotransferase-related protein, giving the protein MRAVVFEHEEHEGPGLLGPALEAAGFTLVRRFRTVKREDVDAPLVVVMGGPMGVYEADAHPFLNEELALLGERLANDRACVGVCLGAQLLAAAAGATVSPGKNGFEVGVGPVRWTQDALKDPVVAGAKPRTAVAHWHGDTYTPVPGATLLASTDRYTQQAFRLGKSYGFQFHLELTAQELGRWLELGEEDLVTRGKDVAALKAQLPKLKAAEAENTELLQRLAHQLAKGLR; this is encoded by the coding sequence ATGCGCGCGGTGGTGTTCGAGCACGAGGAGCACGAGGGGCCAGGCCTCTTGGGGCCGGCGCTGGAGGCGGCGGGCTTCACGCTGGTGCGGCGCTTCCGGACGGTGAAGCGCGAGGACGTGGACGCGCCGCTGGTGGTGGTGATGGGTGGGCCCATGGGGGTGTACGAGGCGGACGCCCATCCGTTCCTGAATGAAGAGCTGGCATTGCTGGGAGAGCGGCTGGCGAATGACCGCGCGTGCGTGGGCGTGTGTCTGGGTGCGCAGCTGTTGGCGGCGGCGGCGGGTGCGACGGTGTCGCCGGGGAAGAATGGCTTCGAGGTGGGCGTGGGGCCGGTGCGCTGGACGCAGGACGCGCTGAAGGACCCGGTGGTGGCGGGCGCGAAGCCGCGCACGGCGGTGGCGCACTGGCACGGGGACACGTACACGCCGGTGCCCGGCGCGACGCTGCTCGCGTCCACGGACCGGTACACGCAGCAGGCCTTCCGGCTGGGGAAGTCGTATGGCTTCCAGTTCCACCTGGAGCTGACGGCGCAGGAGCTGGGGCGCTGGCTGGAGCTGGGGGAGGAGGACCTCGTCACCCGGGGCAAGGACGTGGCGGCGCTGAAGGCGCAGTTGCCCAAGCTGAAGGCGGCGGAGGCGGAGAACACGGAGCTGCTCCAACGGCTCGCGCATCAGCTGGCGAAGGGCCTACGCTGA
- a CDS encoding AAA family ATPase: MKLTRLHVHHYRGLAPDTVLTFGPALNVVVGATGSGRTTLLELVSAVLCSDFSGLLREPFALEYALRFDALTVDVAVRNEPPAALPATAGEGGSDAGPGAALALPPAALAHGLMPSIVATVRWDAAEDARLVMRASATGFACEVAGAAGFSKRMHWSVLDRSVWTLLFMAAQYLERGVKDRLKDLLRETFLLAPPRFDEALGMFERIGAIRYAMEQRGEELFPLGLMALPTWMPGWLREQVEREPVPPSLLFRHEAQPQGFLARFVTLAGFVSGTLTVDVTETTPLSQGGRLGFSGFRFAFVRPDGTPVTQEQLGHGQKRLLSFLYYLDVHESFVIADELADGLHPDLVRACVRDMGKRQAFVTSQNPLVLEQLEFTHAEQLRTSLIRCQGGGGPGRWRWTQPTPEEAARWFDASRAGSVPLGAVLRAQGFG; this comes from the coding sequence ATGAAGCTGACCCGTCTGCACGTCCACCACTACCGAGGGCTCGCGCCGGACACGGTGCTGACGTTCGGCCCTGCCCTGAACGTGGTGGTGGGCGCGACGGGCAGCGGACGCACGACGCTGCTGGAGCTGGTGTCCGCGGTGCTGTGCTCGGACTTCTCCGGGCTGCTGCGGGAGCCGTTCGCGCTGGAATACGCGCTGCGCTTCGACGCGCTGACGGTGGATGTGGCCGTGCGCAACGAGCCGCCCGCCGCGCTGCCCGCTACGGCCGGAGAGGGCGGCTCCGATGCAGGCCCTGGCGCCGCATTGGCGCTGCCGCCGGCGGCGTTGGCGCACGGGCTGATGCCCTCCATCGTGGCGACGGTGCGGTGGGACGCGGCGGAGGACGCGCGGCTCGTCATGCGCGCCAGCGCCACGGGCTTCGCGTGCGAGGTGGCGGGCGCGGCTGGCTTCTCCAAGCGCATGCACTGGTCGGTGTTGGACCGGTCCGTATGGACGCTGCTCTTCATGGCCGCGCAGTACCTGGAGCGCGGCGTGAAGGACCGGCTGAAGGACCTGCTCCGGGAGACGTTCCTGCTGGCGCCGCCGCGCTTCGACGAAGCGCTGGGCATGTTCGAGCGCATCGGCGCCATCCGCTACGCGATGGAGCAGCGCGGTGAGGAGTTGTTTCCGCTGGGACTCATGGCGCTGCCCACGTGGATGCCGGGCTGGCTGCGCGAACAGGTGGAGCGCGAGCCCGTGCCCCCGTCGCTGCTCTTCCGCCACGAGGCGCAGCCCCAGGGCTTCCTCGCGCGCTTCGTGACGCTGGCGGGGTTCGTTTCAGGCACGCTCACCGTGGACGTGACGGAGACGACGCCGCTGTCCCAGGGCGGACGGTTGGGCTTCAGCGGCTTCCGTTTCGCGTTCGTGCGGCCGGACGGCACTCCGGTGACGCAGGAGCAGCTGGGCCATGGCCAGAAGCGGCTGTTGTCCTTCCTCTACTACCTGGACGTGCACGAGTCCTTCGTCATCGCGGACGAGCTGGCGGACGGCCTGCATCCGGACCTGGTGCGCGCGTGCGTGCGGGACATGGGGAAAAGGCAGGCCTTCGTCACCAGCCAGAACCCGCTGGTGCTGGAGCAGTTGGAGTTCACCCACGCGGAGCAGCTGCGCACGTCGTTGATCCGCTGCCAGGGCGGCGGCGGGCCCGGGCGCTGGCGGTGGACGCAGCCGACGCCGGAGGAGGCCGCGCGGTGGTTCGACGCTTCCCGCGCGGGCTCCGTGCCGCTGGGCGCGGTGCTGCGCGCCCAGGGCTTCGGATGA